One window from the genome of Thalassospira xiamenensis M-5 = DSM 17429 encodes:
- the fdhA gene encoding formaldehyde dehydrogenase, glutathione-independent, which produces MSSNRGVVYVGPGKVEVRNIADPVMASPNGRKLDHAVILKVISTNICGSDQHMVRGRTTAEPGLVLGHEITGEIIEKGSDVEQLEIGDIVSVPFNVACGRCRCCKSQDTGVCLTVNPARAGGAYGYVDMGGWIGGQARYVMVPYADFNLLKFPDRDQAMDKIRDLTMLSDILPTGFHGAVQAGVGVGSIVYVAGAGPVGMAAAASARILGAAVVMVGDFNKERLAHASKMGFEAVDLSQSDRLGEMIAEITGSPEVDSAIDAVGFEARGHSGGEQPAIVLNQMMEITRAAGSIGIPGLYVTEDPGAVDDAARQGSLSLRFGLGWAKAQSFHTGQTPVIKYNRQLMQAILHDRLKIADIVNAQVISLDDAAKGYESFDQGAAKKFVLDPHNVLAKAS; this is translated from the coding sequence ATGAGCAGCAACAGAGGTGTGGTGTATGTCGGGCCCGGCAAGGTAGAGGTCAGGAATATTGCCGATCCGGTGATGGCATCGCCGAATGGCCGGAAGCTTGACCATGCCGTCATTCTGAAAGTGATCAGTACCAACATTTGCGGATCGGACCAGCATATGGTGCGTGGCCGCACGACTGCGGAGCCGGGGCTGGTTCTGGGGCATGAAATCACCGGCGAGATCATCGAGAAAGGCAGCGACGTCGAGCAGCTTGAGATCGGGGATATCGTATCGGTCCCGTTCAACGTTGCCTGCGGGCGGTGCCGGTGCTGCAAATCGCAGGATACCGGTGTGTGCCTGACGGTGAACCCGGCGCGGGCCGGGGGTGCCTATGGCTATGTCGATATGGGCGGCTGGATCGGCGGGCAGGCGCGTTATGTCATGGTGCCCTATGCCGATTTCAACCTTTTGAAATTCCCCGACCGGGATCAGGCGATGGATAAAATCCGTGACCTGACGATGCTGTCCGACATTCTGCCGACCGGGTTCCACGGGGCGGTGCAGGCCGGTGTTGGTGTCGGGTCCATCGTTTATGTGGCCGGTGCCGGGCCGGTCGGGATGGCCGCCGCCGCATCAGCACGTATCCTGGGTGCCGCCGTCGTGATGGTCGGTGATTTCAACAAGGAACGTCTGGCACATGCATCGAAGATGGGCTTTGAAGCGGTCGATCTGTCGCAAAGTGATCGTCTGGGCGAAATGATTGCCGAGATCACCGGAAGCCCGGAAGTCGACAGCGCCATCGATGCGGTCGGGTTTGAAGCCCGCGGGCATAGCGGCGGTGAGCAGCCGGCCATTGTCCTGAACCAGATGATGGAAATCACACGTGCGGCTGGTTCCATCGGCATTCCGGGGCTTTATGTGACCGAAGATCCCGGTGCGGTCGATGATGCGGCCAGGCAGGGCAGTCTGTCATTGCGGTTCGGGTTGGGCTGGGCCAAGGCGCAGTCGTTCCATACCGGGCAGACGCCGGTGATCAAATATAACCGCCAACTGATGCAGGCCATCCTGCATGACCGCCTGAAGATTGCCGATATCGTCAATGCGCAGGTGATATCGCTTGATGATGCGGCGAAGGGCTATGAAAGCTTTGATCAGGGGGCGGCCAAGAAATTCGTGCTTGATCCGCACAATGTTCTGGCGAAGGCCAGCTAG
- a CDS encoding TetR/AcrR family transcriptional regulator, with the protein MTKTGAPKRRIGRPPKEDSAETSSRIIDTAAQLFAAQGYAATSMEQVAAACNAGKDTIYRRFPSKADLFGAVVSRLRAGVLENLEQEISAVAGSGDALERLRRVARWFLSVNLRPEMVAFKRIAMSEAVVFGAAGAAGAGHTDNDPIMARLVGLVRDAQRDGLLRNGDPITIAEHLIHSIVFGPSNHAMLGGNRYDDETVRDHYFDQAWGLFLHGVAE; encoded by the coding sequence ATGACAAAAACAGGTGCGCCCAAGCGCCGTATCGGACGGCCGCCAAAAGAAGATTCGGCCGAAACATCCAGCCGGATTATCGACACGGCAGCGCAGTTGTTTGCAGCCCAGGGATATGCCGCGACCTCGATGGAGCAGGTGGCCGCGGCCTGCAACGCGGGCAAGGACACGATCTATCGCAGGTTCCCGTCAAAGGCAGATTTGTTCGGGGCGGTGGTGAGCCGTTTACGTGCCGGTGTTCTGGAAAATCTTGAGCAGGAAATCAGTGCGGTTGCAGGCAGTGGCGACGCCCTTGAGCGGTTGCGCCGTGTGGCCAGATGGTTCCTGTCGGTGAACCTGCGCCCGGAGATGGTTGCCTTCAAGCGCATCGCGATGAGTGAGGCTGTGGTGTTTGGTGCTGCTGGTGCTGCTGGTGCGGGGCATACGGATAATGATCCGATCATGGCGCGCCTTGTCGGGCTTGTCAGGGATGCGCAGCGTGACGGATTGTTGCGCAACGGCGACCCGATAACGATTGCCGAACATCTTATCCATTCTATCGTGTTCGGACCGTCAAACCACGCCATGCTGGGCGGAAACAGGTATGACGATGAAACAGTCCGGGACCATTATTTCGATCAGGCATGGGGACTGTTTCTGCACGGGGTTGCCGAGTAA